A genomic region of Papaver somniferum cultivar HN1 chromosome 7, ASM357369v1, whole genome shotgun sequence contains the following coding sequences:
- the LOC113297648 gene encoding probable serine/threonine-protein kinase DDB_G0278845: protein MSCAGKSGSNWLDRLRVSKGFPAGNDVDLVHFLNPNTSIETNSVTETNDEKVNNNKSVDMEEDDEEEEIQVAKVKKKQSLTYSRDEKDKENENLFDLMSSVLSELFIMDNNNNNSSGRKCQDISSRKTRSGRKQKNPKPCVISNESDDPETSPSTADDNSDKEGDKKKLGFDLEKNKKWRGGFISGYSRADVIYKCINLEIG from the coding sequence ATGTCATGTGCAGGGAAATCTGGTTCGAATTGGTTAGACCGTCTTCGAGTTTCAAAAGGTTTTCCAGCTGGTAATGATGTCGATCTTGTACATTTCttaaaccctaatactagtatcGAAACTAATTCAGTTACTGAGACGAATGATGAAAAGGTGAATAATAATAAATCAGTCGatatggaagaagatgatgaagaagaagaaatccaagTAGCAAAGGTGAAAAAGAAACAATCTCTTACTTATTCAAGAGAtgagaaagataaagaaaatgaGAATTTGTTTGATTTAATGAGTAGTGTTTTATCAGAATTATTCATTAtggataataataataacaatagttCTGGTAGAAAATGTCAAGACATCAGTTCTAGGAAAACAAGAAGCGGTCGGAAACAGAAAAATCCCAAACCTTGTGTTATTAGTAATGAAAGTGATGATCCAGAAACGTCACCTTCTACTGCTGATGATAATAGTGATAAAGAGGGAGacaagaagaaattagggtttgatttggagaaaaataaaaaatggagaGGTGGATTTATATCAGGGTATTCTAGGGCTGATGTAATATACAAGTGCATCAATTTGGAAATCGGATAA